The Bacteroidia bacterium genome includes a region encoding these proteins:
- a CDS encoding MBOAT family O-acyltransferase codes for MEILLIILGVSFVLLGPAWLLPEKWQLAPLILATAILLGIYSPASLLILASTSLLNFYLLRHIPSLSTATLVVVIQLSCIFLFFKMDYAAIFGLGETGILPLGLSYYSFRQIHYALEVYKKTSLSKHSLWEYMCYLFFLPTILIGPINRFQPFLRDIKRRRWDNLLFSQGLERILYGFVKIVVLGNYLFSYKLNNFALGLEDSHLWIATYLKMFRFAANAYVQFAGYSDIAIGLSLLFGFKVMENFNSPFKATNIADFWNRWHISLSDWCRDYVFYPFLGMTRNSRISIIMSMLVLAGWHEISLRYLIWGIMHAIAINLWHRYNNTPMQEAIAKIPLVQKILGIGITLHFVMLSFILTNEVDMAASWQTYKILFFIN; via the coding sequence ATGGAGATACTGCTGATCATATTGGGAGTAAGTTTTGTGTTGCTGGGCCCTGCCTGGTTGTTGCCAGAGAAATGGCAGCTGGCACCCCTCATCCTGGCAACTGCTATTTTGTTGGGAATTTATTCGCCAGCTTCCCTCCTGATTTTAGCGAGCACCAGCCTTCTTAATTTCTACCTTTTACGACATATTCCTTCTTTGAGCACAGCGACTTTGGTAGTTGTTATCCAATTGAGTTGCATCTTTCTCTTTTTTAAGATGGATTATGCAGCCATTTTTGGATTGGGAGAAACAGGCATTTTACCTTTGGGGCTTTCCTATTATTCCTTTCGCCAAATCCATTATGCTCTGGAGGTGTATAAGAAAACAAGTCTGAGTAAGCACAGCCTATGGGAATATATGTGCTATCTGTTCTTTCTTCCAACCATCCTTATCGGCCCTATCAATCGCTTTCAACCCTTCTTAAGAGATATAAAAAGAAGGCGATGGGATAATTTGCTGTTTTCTCAGGGATTGGAAAGAATTCTTTATGGCTTTGTAAAAATAGTTGTGCTTGGCAATTACCTGTTCAGTTATAAACTCAATAATTTTGCCCTGGGACTGGAAGACAGTCATCTTTGGATAGCGACCTATCTGAAGATGTTTCGATTCGCTGCCAATGCCTATGTACAGTTTGCAGGCTACTCAGATATAGCGATAGGTTTGTCTTTACTCTTTGGTTTTAAAGTCATGGAGAACTTCAATTCTCCTTTCAAAGCCACAAATATTGCTGATTTCTGGAATCGCTGGCATATTTCTCTTTCAGATTGGTGTCGGGATTATGTTTTCTATCCCTTCCTCGGTATGACGAGAAATTCCCGTATCAGCATCATTATGTCTATGCTTGTATTGGCAGGATGGCATGAAATATCCTTGCGCTATTTGATCTGGGGAATTATGCATGCTATAGCCATCAACCTCTGGCATCGCTACAATAATACGCCCATGCAGGAGGCGATCGCAAAGATTCCTCTTGTACAAAAAATCCTGGGAATAGGAATTACCCTGCATTTCGTCATGCTCAGTTTTATCCTGACCAATGAAGTGGATATGGCGGCTTCCTGGCAAACCTATAAAATTCTATTCTTCATAAACTAA